One Chryseobacterium indoltheticum DNA segment encodes these proteins:
- a CDS encoding LptF/LptG family permease codes for MFKILDRYIIKTFFGPFLFIFSVLFFIFIVNIIWIQLGQFMGKGLTTLQIMKLLFYLGVSVVSMVLPLTVLLASIMSFGELGERYELAAMKAAGISLTRVMMPLLGVTAVLAVMLYFFSNNIIPDFQRKAKNMLFNIAQTKPALNFTPGQFIDQLPGVMVKFDKIKGEDGRDLEGIFIHKKAGNYENQQTIVAEKGKFANAKNRKFMKLILYNGSVIEDSYAGKADNVRLKQPDQATKFDTLTIHFDISELIDKAIEKEQITDDYRFQTYTELLATIDKTKKDNNRTVDNISNDIINQTNSVVTYMDKNKTKAPVKSQYKLDSIKGEKKLQLLTNAYLRLDNLKTSLDTKNKELDPSVKYFSKVVIYQQRILTYSFTCIIFFMIGASLGSIIRKGGMGVPVIIAIVIFIIFYVINVGFENIAWSGKMSPYLAAWLPNIILFPFGILMTYKALTDSQLFDSEKYKAFFKPITKLFVKQKEHQRYQ; via the coding sequence ATGTTTAAAATCTTAGACCGATATATCATCAAGACCTTTTTTGGTCCGTTTTTATTTATATTCAGTGTACTGTTTTTTATATTTATCGTAAACATTATCTGGATTCAGCTTGGCCAGTTTATGGGTAAGGGTTTAACGACTTTACAGATCATGAAGCTCCTTTTCTATCTTGGGGTAAGTGTTGTAAGTATGGTTTTACCGTTGACGGTTTTATTGGCAAGTATCATGTCTTTCGGTGAACTGGGAGAACGCTACGAACTTGCAGCAATGAAAGCTGCCGGAATTTCTTTAACGCGAGTGATGATGCCGCTTTTAGGGGTAACAGCTGTTTTAGCAGTCATGCTCTATTTTTTCTCAAATAATATTATCCCCGACTTTCAGAGAAAAGCAAAAAATATGCTTTTTAATATTGCTCAAACCAAGCCTGCATTAAATTTTACTCCGGGACAGTTTATTGATCAGTTACCCGGCGTGATGGTAAAATTTGATAAAATTAAAGGCGAAGATGGTAGAGATCTGGAAGGTATTTTCATTCATAAAAAAGCCGGCAATTATGAAAACCAGCAGACAATAGTAGCTGAAAAAGGAAAGTTTGCTAATGCAAAAAACCGAAAATTCATGAAGCTTATTTTGTATAACGGAAGTGTCATTGAAGACAGTTATGCCGGAAAAGCTGATAATGTAAGATTAAAGCAGCCCGATCAGGCTACAAAATTTGACACCTTAACGATTCACTTCGATATCAGCGAATTGATTGATAAGGCTATCGAAAAAGAACAGATCACGGATGATTACCGTTTTCAGACCTATACAGAGCTTCTGGCCACGATTGATAAAACTAAAAAAGATAACAACAGAACAGTAGATAATATCAGTAACGATATTATTAACCAAACCAATTCTGTAGTTACTTATATGGATAAAAACAAGACCAAAGCTCCTGTAAAATCACAATATAAGCTCGATTCTATAAAAGGCGAAAAAAAATTGCAACTTCTTACGAATGCATATTTAAGGCTTGATAATCTGAAAACAAGTTTAGATACAAAAAATAAAGAGCTGGATCCAAGCGTTAAATATTTCAGTAAAGTCGTTATTTACCAGCAAAGAATCCTTACCTACTCTTTTACCTGTATCATTTTCTTTATGATTGGTGCGAGTTTAGGATCTATTATCAGAAAAGGAGGAATGGGAGTTCCGGTAATTATAGCGATTGTAATATTTATCATTTTCTACGTGATCAATGTAGGTTTTGAAAATATTGCATGGTCGGGGAAAATGAGCCCGTATTTGGCGGCCTGGCTTCCAAACATTATATTATTCCCTTTCGGAATTTTAATGACTTATAAAGCTTTGACAGATTCTCAGTTGTTTGATTCTGAAAAATACAAAGCCTTCTTCAAACCAATTACGAAACTTTTCGTAAAACAGAAAGAACATCAGCGTTATCAATAA
- a CDS encoding LolA family protein — translation MKKIISKIVVGTLVVGSIGFVQAQKIDAKAKKILDDITANYNSKKNSYFKFAFGSGMNGAVSKTEPGIYYSAGNKYKLKIMETEQIFDGNKIYNINTEDMEVTVAKPNANSTMFSPINYLTTYRKDYNVVYGGKKAVDGVNADLIKLTPVKANGLKYIYLYVDSAKKQMLKLEQYGNNKDISVIAIKEYKENQQLDPNMFVFDKAKFKNYLVTEL, via the coding sequence ATGAAAAAAATAATATCAAAAATAGTTGTAGGAACATTAGTCGTGGGAAGTATTGGTTTTGTGCAGGCTCAGAAAATTGATGCTAAAGCCAAAAAAATATTAGACGATATTACGGCCAACTACAATTCTAAGAAAAACTCATATTTTAAATTTGCTTTTGGAAGCGGAATGAACGGAGCGGTTTCTAAAACTGAGCCCGGCATTTATTATTCGGCAGGCAATAAATACAAGTTGAAAATCATGGAAACCGAGCAGATTTTTGATGGAAATAAAATCTACAATATCAATACTGAAGACATGGAAGTAACGGTGGCAAAACCAAATGCAAACAGTACCATGTTCTCTCCTATCAACTATCTTACGACTTACAGAAAAGATTACAATGTTGTGTATGGCGGTAAAAAGGCTGTTGACGGTGTGAATGCAGATTTGATTAAATTAACTCCGGTAAAAGCAAACGGATTAAAGTATATTTATTTGTATGTAGACTCAGCCAAAAAACAAATGCTGAAACTAGAGCAATACGGAAACAATAAAGATATCTCTGTAATTGCGATAAAAGAATACAAAGAAAATCAGCAGCTAGACCCGAATATGTTTGTTTTTGACAAGGCAAAATTCAAAAATTATCTTGTTACAGAATTATAA